From a region of the Sminthopsis crassicaudata isolate SCR6 chromosome 6, ASM4859323v1, whole genome shotgun sequence genome:
- the CRACD gene encoding capping protein-inhibiting regulator of actin dynamics: MGTRAFSHDSIFIPDGGAESEQTVQAVSQDNILGKVKTHQPQLGKNLKFGQSPAPTALPMKRTETPSPEASLEEDLFLSSPMEIVTHQDLVLSDSENKSSDTSTSLSPLNLPGTGSEMEEKAAPVKSSRPKRHFSSAGTIESVNLDAIPRAIARLDNSAAKHKLAVKPKNQRVSKKHRRLSKDQQNDQESFESQLSLDQNGHSEEEKQTWPEEELQPLDSEEEKRQQEEYWRHLEAEYRRQRAEKKRLEEQRLQEVERRLREENQKPLLEEKEEEKRQPPEGQKLQEEERQGPEEPEESGPKEAKQELEGGKSLETEERTSGRQEAEKPLEELQRQEGLQEQRKQEPEAAQTEEAPGEEAEPPKEAEEAPLVPELWSREGTEQKQQEPEEQGQEEEGKALEETDELERQEAEKERPLDERKLLGEPKRQDLGVGKQSKQEAEKQLPTREREHGLQPREAGREQDTQGPQKPPQGPETPRQSEAERCLESQAPGHSEKRPEHEGREKDFGGLQRDRQPTGGSPRLPEEGTRQGHPLKEKKWPQEEPAQVEKKEAVSLKRDPRGEELRWQEMEERQTMPRPYTFQVSSGGKQILFPKVNLSPVTPGKEARLPGVAPEPEAAQPGQAPHPLPSSLSIPHTAILVTGAQLCGPAVNLHQIKDSACKTLLGLSEEKKLADVSAPESSVRGPPEARAAGGRARLPQEAAGARAAPAEWESIRSRILKTADNGQGGDREPPRQSGESVAQGRRDSRGNLRKTLSANAKFSITPAWQKFSDGGAEGQKQNAETLRNKPGPGPSERPEGPPPPAAANPGHQKAPERTGTPAADPAEGCKFAKDLPSFLVPSSPLAQPEGAAASESEAGSEKAEVGLPSGEESAAPFGIKLRRTNYSLRFHCDQQAEQSKKKKRHSAGDNFDGAAPVLKSKDGDQEAVQGNPSPAQERKDEPVPLRDSPDSAPEPGRQPAPAAPLLPGSRSPSLDHDKPGPKSPLPQKPALAPKPASQTPPSSPLSKIGRPFLAEILSRRAAKPEQDAGEKLLGSKDGGDLQPPPVPLSERGKGEEDAAEKKPPSPSVSVSQQEKPETGKKEKPMLQSWHSLEGSKSMEKPENAQPQWVTLALQKQKGFREQQATREERKQAREAKQAERVSQNNTRVSQQPESSNLNRIGSFHKSTAQEEEKKIETAVSRLERREQLKKSNTLPTSVTVDISDSAMPASLVKEVPKRFSTPDAAPMSTEPAWLALAKRKAKAWSDCPQIIK, translated from the exons ATGGGAACCCGGGCGTTTTCCCATGACAGTATTTTTATCCCTGATGGGGGAGCAGAAAGTGAGCAGACAGTTCAAGCAGTATCACAGGACAACATTCTGGGCAAAGTCAAAACTCATCAG ccACAGTTGGGCAAGAACCTCAAGTTTGGGCAGTCCCCAGCACCCACAGCCCTTCCTATGAAGAGAACAGAAACTCCCAGTCCGGAGGCTAGCTTGGAAGAGGATCTCTTCCTGAGCAGTCCCATGGAAATTGTGACCCACCAGGATTTAGTGCTCTCTGACAGTGAGAACAAA TCCAGTGATACTTCAACTTCCTTAAGCCCTTTGAATTTGCCTGGAACAGGGAGTGAAATGGAGGAGAAG GCTGCTCCTGTGAAATCATCTCGGCCAAAGAGACATTTCTCCTCTGCTGGGACCATTGAAAGCGTTAACCTGGACGCCATTCCTCGGGCCATTGCCCGCCTGGACAACAGCGCAGCAAAGCACAAACTGGCCGTGAAGCCAAAGAACCAAAGGGTGTCCAAGAAGCACAGGAGACTGTCCAAG GACCAACAAAATGATCAAGAAAGCTTTGAGAGTCAGCTGTCTCTAGACCAGAATGGACACtctgaggaagaaaaacaaacttggCCTGAAGAAGAACTCCAACCACTTgattctgaagaagaaaaaagacagcaAGAGGAATACTGGAGACATCTTGAGGCTGAATATAGAAGGCAAAGGGCAGAAAAGAAGCGCCTAGAAGAGCAAAGGCTTCAGGAAGTAGAGAGGAGGCTTAGGGAAGAGAATCAAAAACCTcttctggaggagaaagaggaagaaaaacggCAGCCTCCAGAAGGCCAGAAGCTACAGGAAGAGGAGAGGCAAGGGCCTGAAGAGCCGGAGGAAAGTGGCCCAAAAGAGGCAAAGCAGGAGCTGGAGGGGGGGAAAAGCTTGGAGACTGAGGAGCGAACCTCTGGGCGGCAAGAGGCAGAGAAGCCCCTGGAGGAGCTCCAGAGACAAGAGGGCCTCCAAGAACAGAGGAAGCAAGAGCCAGAGGCAGCACAGACTGAGGAAGCGCCCGGGGAGGAAGCTGAGCCACCAAAGGAGGCAGAAGAAGCCCCGTTAGTGCCAGAGCTCTGGAGTCGAGAGGGGACTGAACAGAAGCAGCAGGAGCCTGAAGAGCAAGggcaggaggaggaagggaaggcgCTGGAGGAGACAGATGAGCTCGAGAGACAAGAAGCTGAAAAGGAGAGACCGTTAGACGAAAGGAAATTACTAGGGGAGCCCAAAAGACAAGACTTAGGGGTAGGAAAGCAGAGCAAGCAAGAGGCAGAGAAGCAGCTCCCGACCAGAGAAAGGGAGCATGGGCTGCAGCCAAGGGAGGCGGGCCGGGAGCAGGACACCCAAGGCCCTCAGAAGCCTCCCCAAGGCCCGGAGACACCGAGGCAGTCGGAAGCAGAACGCTGCCTGGAGAGCCAAGCACCGGGCCACTCCGAAAAGCGGCCCGAGCATGAAGGCCGAGAAAAAGACTTTGGGGGCCTGCAAAGGGACAGGCAGCCAACGGGAGGCAGCCCTCGGCTCCCAGAGGAGGGAACCCGGCAGGGACATCCTCTCAAAGAGAAGAAGTGGCCCCAGGAGGAGCCGGCTCAGGTGGAGAAGAAGGAAGCCGTCAGCCTGAAGAGGGACCCAAGAGGAGAGGAGCTGAGGTGGCAAGAGATGGAGGAGAGGCAGACCATGCCCAGGCCGTACACATTCCAGGTGTCATCAGGGGGAAAACAAATCCTGTTTCCCAAGGTCAACCTGAGCCCAGTGACTCCCGGGAAGGAAGCGAGGCTTCCGGGCGTGGCCCCGGAGCCCGAGGCCGCGCAGCCCGGTCAGGCCCCgcatcccctcccttcttctctcagcATCCCCCACACGGCCATCCTGGTCACCGGAGCACAGCTGTGTGGGCCGGCCGTCAACCTGCACCAGATCAAGGACTCGGCCTGCAAGACTCTCCTGGGCCTGTCGGAAGAGAAGAAGCTGGCGGATGTTAGCGCTCCAGAAAGCTCGGTCCGGGGCCCTCCGGAGGCGCGGGCGGCGGGCGGCCGGGCCAGGCTTCCTCAGGAGGCGGCCGGCGCCAGGGCTGCCCCGGCGGAATGGGAATCCATCCGCTCCAGGATCCTCAAGACCGCCGACAACGGCCAGGGCGGCGACCGGGAGCCGCCGAGGCAGAGCGGCGAGAGCGTGGCCCAAGGCCGGCGCGACTCCCGGGGGAACCTCAGGAAAACCTTGTCAGCAAACGCGAAATTTTCCATCACGCCCGCTTGGCAGAAGTTCTCCGACGGAGGCGCCGAAGGCCAAAAGCAGAACGCCGAAACCCTTCGGAACAAGCCTGGGCCGGGGCCCAGCGAGAGGCCGGAGGGCCCGCCTCCTCCCGCCGCTGCTAATCCCGGACACCAAAAAGCTCCCGAGAGGACTGGGACGCCCGCGGCCGACCCCGCGGAGGGATGCAAATTTGCCAAAGACCTTCCATCTTTCCTCGTCCCCAGCTCCCCGCTGGCCCAGCCCGAGGGGGCCGCGGCCTCCGAAAGTGAGGCCGGCTCGGAGAAGGCCGAAGTCGGGCTCCCGAGCGGAGAGGAGAGCGCGGCGCCTTTCGGGATAAAGCTCCGCAGGACCAACTACTCCTTGCGCTTTCACTGTGACCAGCAAGCCGAGCAGtccaagaagaagaagaggcacAGCGCGGGGGACAATTTTGACGGGGCAGCTCCCGTTCTGAAGAGCAAGGACGGGGACCAAGAAGCTGTCCAAGGGAACCCGTCCCCTGCCCAAGAGAGAAAGGATGAGCCCGTGCCTCTGAGAGACTCTCCCGACAGCGCCCCCGAGCCCGGCCGCCAGCCGGCTCCGGCCGCCCCCCTGCTCCCCGGGAGCCGCAGCCCCTCTCTGGACCACGACAAGCCGGGGCCTAAGTCACCCCTGCCGCAGAAGCCGGCCCTGGCCCCCAAGCCCGCCAGTCAGACCCCTCCGTCCTCTCCTCTTTCCAAAATAGGAAGGCCCTTCTTGGCCGAGATCCTGTCCAGGAGGGCGGCAAAACCCGAGCAGGATGCCGGCGAGAAGCTACTCGGGAGCAAGGACGGCGGGGACCTTCAGCCACCACCCGTGCCCCTCAgcgagagggggaagggagaggaagacgCAGCGGAGAAGAAACCCCCTTCTCCATCCGTGTCCGTCTCCCAGCAGGAGAAACCCGAGACCGGGAAAAAAG AAAAGCCTATGCTTCAGAGCTGGCACTCTTTAGAAGGCTCAAAATCGATGGAAAAACCTGAGAATGCCCAGCCACAGTGGGTCACATTAGCACTACAAAAGCAAAAGGGATTCAGGGAGCAGCAGGCTAccagagaggaaagaaagcaagCCAGGGAAGCCAAGCAAGCAGAAAGGGTATCTCAGAACAAC aCTAGAGTCAGCCAGCAGCCTGAAAGCAGCAATCTTAACAGAATAGGTTCCTTCCATAAATCTACAgcccaggaagaggagaagaaaattgagacagCTGTGTCCAGGCTGGAGCGCAGAGAGCAGCTGAAGAAGTCCAACACACTGCCCACATCTGTGACAG TGGACATCTCTGATTCTGCTATGCCTGCATCTCTGGTGAAAGAAGTCCCAAAGAGATTCTCCACCCCAGATGCCGCTCCAATGTCAACTGAACCGGCCTGGCTGGCCTTGGCCAAGAGGAAAgcaaaggcctggagtgactgtCCGCAGATTATTAAGTAA